A genomic window from Schistocerca serialis cubense isolate TAMUIC-IGC-003099 chromosome 4, iqSchSeri2.2, whole genome shotgun sequence includes:
- the LOC126475066 gene encoding uncharacterized protein LOC126475066 yields the protein MAPKTVFALLVVVCLAELTWASPAPFHSRRSTNATTATATNATANSSSNDAASDDDSSSSNIFSEIKEHVDNVFGNIFGKRSVDSSNSSDVSSSSNTTTSSNDTSSDNVFDEIKDNVEGFFGHLFGKRAVKFPTPDVFTKLYEEWANQRANRSVTVRATNSSFTMGDLFTEVVKGWLNGDYSKRSVTVRETDNSFTMGDLFVELFKEWLKGNLDKRSVTVRETDNSFTMGDLFVELFKEWLKGNLDKRSVTV from the coding sequence CTGACGTGGGCTTCTCCAGCTCCTTTCCACAGCAGGCGGTCAACGAACGCCACAACAGCTACTGCTACAAACGCCACAGCTAACAGTTCTTCCAACGACGCCGCCAGCGACGATGACAGCTCGAGTAGCAATATATTCAGCGAGATCAAGGAACACGTAGACAACGTTTTCGGTAACATATTTGGCAAACGCTCTGTTGACTCCAGCAATTCCTCTGACGTCAGCTCTTCCTCcaacaccaccaccagcagcaatgACACTTCCTCCGATAACGTTTTCGACGAAATTAAAGACAATGTGGAAGGGTTCTTCGGTCACCTGTTCGGGAAGCGCGCCGTGAAGTTCCCGACACCTGACGTGTTCACCAAACTCTACGAGGAGTGGGCAAACCAGAGAGCCAACCGCTCCGTCACCGTTAGAGCCACCAACAGCAGCTTCACAATGGGCGACTTGTTTACCGAGGTTGTCAAGGGCTGGCTCAATGGAGACTACAGCAAGCGGTCTGTTACCGTGAGGGAGACCGACAACAGCTTCACAATGGGCGACTTGTTTGTCGAACTTTTCAAGGAATGGCTCAAAGGAAACTTGGACAAGCGTTCCGTTACCGTGAGGGAGACCGACAACAGCTTCACAATGGGCGACTTGTTTGTCGAGCTTTTCAAGGAATGGCTCAAAGGAAACCTGGACAAGCGTTCCGTTACCGTGTAA